A genome region from Manihot esculenta cultivar AM560-2 chromosome 5, M.esculenta_v8, whole genome shotgun sequence includes the following:
- the LOC110615973 gene encoding protein COFACTOR ASSEMBLY OF COMPLEX C SUBUNIT B CCB4, chloroplastic isoform X2, with product MEAGTVLHAIPWNPKRKAPFHNFRCFVRASSNSQAPYRRPKPYRNLVADWVSNNDDTVRSSPIFVGGASLLAVLFNRAASGIAPVADASSSQSRADLLTLGLAVTNVLAGLVWLTIRPKSISAVNPQGVECRVISSSLPDFVVSELLWVWESLSAVTCCRSLVAVYDGICILQIGVAAESPNEGEALAVDAAKLMQGSLYQAVMKSGAQSYLANLSLYPGRSELPFLPKNTQPLGEKGIAIIGGDTIRGFTTSDQAWISFIGEKLDATLGKYVINIPLAVQDRV from the exons ATGGAAGCGGGAACTGTCCTTCACGCCATTCCCTGGAACCCCAAGCGCAAAGCTCCATTCCACAATTTCCGTTGCTTCGTTAGGGCTTCTTCAAATTCACAG GCTCCCTATAGACGGCCAAAGCCCTACAGAAACTTGGTCGCAGATTGGGTATCCAACAATGACGACACTGTTCGAAGCTCCCCAATATTCGTCGGAGGGGCTTCTCTCTTGGCTGTACTCTTCAATCGTGCCGCTTCTGGTATAGCTCCAGTTGCCGATGCCAGTAG TTCACAGTCAAGAGCTGATTTATTGACACTTGGATTGGCTGTGACCAATGTACTAGCGGGTTTGGTGTGGCTCACAATCAGGCCAAAGTCGATATCTGCG GTAAATCCTCAAGGTGTAGAGTGTCGAGTTATATCTTCCTCCCTCCCAGACTTTGTGGTTTCTGAGTTATTATG GGTATGGGAATCCCTGTCAGCTGTTACTTGCTGCAGATCTCTAGTTGCTGTTTATGATGGCATTTGCATCCTACAAATTGGTGTGGCAGCTGAATCTCCCAATGAAGGTGAAGCACTGGCTGTGGATGCTGCCAAATTGATGCAAGGATCACTTTATCAAGCTGTTATGAAGTCTGGAGCCC AGAGCTATTTGGCCAACCTATCTCTCTATCCTGGGAGGTCTGAGCTGCCATTTTTACCTAAAAACACACAG CCACTTGGAGAAAAAGGAATTGCAATAATTGGTGGTGACACAATTAGGGGTTTCACAACTTCTGATCAG GCATGGATTTCATTTATTGGAGAGAAACTTGATGCTACACTAGGAAAATATGTAATCAACATTCCATTGGCAGTGCaagatagagtttga
- the LOC110615973 gene encoding protein COFACTOR ASSEMBLY OF COMPLEX C SUBUNIT B CCB4, chloroplastic isoform X1, with protein MEAGTVLHAIPWNPKRKAPFHNFRCFVRASSNSQAPYRRPKPYRNLVADWVSNNDDTVRSSPIFVGGASLLAVLFNRAASGIAPVADASSSQSRADLLTLGLAVTNVLAGLVWLTIRPKSISAVNPQGVECRVISSSLPDFVVSELLWVWESLSAVTCCRSLVAVYDGICILQIGVAAESPNEGEALAVDAAKLMQGSLYQAVMKSGAQSYLANLSLYPGRSELPFLPKNTQAVILQPLGEKGIAIIGGDTIRGFTTSDQAWISFIGEKLDATLGKYVINIPLAVQDRV; from the exons ATGGAAGCGGGAACTGTCCTTCACGCCATTCCCTGGAACCCCAAGCGCAAAGCTCCATTCCACAATTTCCGTTGCTTCGTTAGGGCTTCTTCAAATTCACAG GCTCCCTATAGACGGCCAAAGCCCTACAGAAACTTGGTCGCAGATTGGGTATCCAACAATGACGACACTGTTCGAAGCTCCCCAATATTCGTCGGAGGGGCTTCTCTCTTGGCTGTACTCTTCAATCGTGCCGCTTCTGGTATAGCTCCAGTTGCCGATGCCAGTAG TTCACAGTCAAGAGCTGATTTATTGACACTTGGATTGGCTGTGACCAATGTACTAGCGGGTTTGGTGTGGCTCACAATCAGGCCAAAGTCGATATCTGCG GTAAATCCTCAAGGTGTAGAGTGTCGAGTTATATCTTCCTCCCTCCCAGACTTTGTGGTTTCTGAGTTATTATG GGTATGGGAATCCCTGTCAGCTGTTACTTGCTGCAGATCTCTAGTTGCTGTTTATGATGGCATTTGCATCCTACAAATTGGTGTGGCAGCTGAATCTCCCAATGAAGGTGAAGCACTGGCTGTGGATGCTGCCAAATTGATGCAAGGATCACTTTATCAAGCTGTTATGAAGTCTGGAGCCC AGAGCTATTTGGCCAACCTATCTCTCTATCCTGGGAGGTCTGAGCTGCCATTTTTACCTAAAAACACACAG GCAGTGATTTTGCAGCCACTTGGAGAAAAAGGAATTGCAATAATTGGTGGTGACACAATTAGGGGTTTCACAACTTCTGATCAG GCATGGATTTCATTTATTGGAGAGAAACTTGATGCTACACTAGGAAAATATGTAATCAACATTCCATTGGCAGTGCaagatagagtttga